A single genomic interval of Saccharothrix saharensis harbors:
- a CDS encoding response regulator encodes MTDVVIVDDQALLRGSFRVLVDSAPDLRVVGEAGDGAEAVSVVRSTSPDVVLMDVRMPNVDGIAATREIGAFSAARVLILTTFDLDEYVYSALRAGASGFLLKDTPPADLLAAIRVVAAGDALLSPSVTRRLVAEFTRTPPPRPIRLEGVTEREREVLVLIARGFSNAEIMHELHLSTGTVKTHIGRLLHKLQARDRAQLVIAAYESGLVTARA; translated from the coding sequence GTGACCGACGTGGTGATCGTGGACGACCAGGCGCTGCTGCGCGGCAGCTTCCGGGTGCTCGTGGACTCCGCCCCCGACCTGCGGGTGGTCGGCGAGGCAGGTGACGGCGCCGAGGCGGTGTCCGTGGTGCGCTCGACGTCCCCGGACGTGGTGCTGATGGACGTCCGGATGCCCAACGTGGACGGGATCGCGGCCACCCGCGAGATCGGCGCGTTCAGCGCCGCCCGGGTGCTCATCCTCACCACGTTCGACCTGGACGAGTACGTCTACTCGGCGCTGCGGGCCGGCGCGAGCGGGTTCCTGCTCAAGGACACTCCCCCGGCCGACCTGCTGGCCGCGATCCGCGTGGTGGCCGCCGGCGACGCCCTGCTGTCACCCTCGGTGACCCGCCGCCTGGTGGCGGAGTTCACCCGCACACCCCCACCTCGCCCGATCCGACTGGAAGGCGTCACCGAGCGTGAGCGGGAGGTGCTGGTGCTGATCGCCCGGGGGTTCTCCAACGCCGAGATCATGCACGAGCTGCACCTGTCCACCGGCACGGTGAAGACCCACATCGGCCGCCTGCTGCACAAGCTCCAGGCCCGCGACCGGGCCCAGCTCGTGATCGCCGCCTACGAATCCGGCCTGGTCACCGCCCGCGCGTGA
- the arc gene encoding proteasome ATPase has protein sequence MQHGHPGSQPDEGGELNKGNNSGELTAQIRFLEDEIALLRRKLTESPRHVRLLEQRLAEATERVSQLTERNTKLIDTLREARSQLLALREEVDRLAQPPSGYGVFLARFDDGTVDVFTSGRRMRVSVSPAVETSSLVLGQSVRLNEALTVVEGGDFERTGEVCTLREVLASETADSSIGRALVVGHADEERVVWLAQPLMDSPLKAGDSLLVDSKAGFAYERVPKAEVEDLVLEEVPDVRYEDIGGLYRQIEQIRDAVELPFLHADLFREYKLRPPKGVLLYGPPGCGKTLIAKAVANSLAKQVHAARGEDHREAKSYFLNIKGPELLNKFVGETERHIRLIFQRAREKASEGTPVIVFFDEMDSIFRTRGSGVSSDVETTIVPQLLSEIDGVEGLENVIVIGASNREDMIDPAILRPGRLDVKIKIERPDAEGAKDIFNKYLTPDLPIHADDLAEFGGDPVACIDGMVQHTVERMYEESEENRFLEVTYANGDKEVLYFRDFNSGAMIQNIVDRAKKAAIKSLLDTKQPGLSVRHLLDAIVDEFAENEDLPNTTNPDDWARISGKKGERIVYIRTLVTGKNQESGRAIDTATNTGQYL, from the coding sequence ATGCAGCACGGTCATCCCGGCAGCCAGCCCGATGAGGGTGGCGAGCTGAACAAGGGCAACAACTCTGGTGAGCTGACAGCGCAGATCAGGTTCCTGGAGGACGAGATCGCGTTGCTGCGCCGCAAGTTGACGGAATCCCCACGACACGTCCGCCTGCTGGAGCAGCGGTTGGCGGAGGCGACGGAGCGCGTCAGCCAACTGACCGAGCGCAACACGAAGCTCATCGACACCCTTCGAGAAGCGCGGAGCCAGCTGCTCGCGCTGCGCGAGGAAGTGGACCGCCTCGCGCAGCCGCCCAGCGGCTACGGCGTGTTCCTGGCCCGGTTCGACGACGGCACGGTGGACGTGTTCACCTCCGGCCGTCGCATGCGGGTCTCGGTTTCGCCGGCGGTGGAGACGTCGTCGCTGGTCCTGGGCCAGTCGGTGCGCCTGAACGAGGCGTTGACCGTGGTCGAGGGCGGCGACTTCGAGCGCACCGGCGAGGTCTGCACGCTGCGTGAGGTGCTGGCCTCGGAGACCGCCGACAGCTCGATCGGCCGTGCCCTGGTCGTGGGCCACGCCGACGAGGAGCGGGTCGTCTGGCTCGCGCAGCCGCTGATGGACTCGCCGCTGAAGGCGGGCGACTCGCTGCTGGTCGACTCGAAGGCGGGCTTCGCCTACGAGCGCGTGCCGAAGGCCGAGGTCGAGGACCTGGTGCTGGAGGAGGTGCCCGACGTCCGGTACGAGGACATCGGTGGCCTCTACCGGCAGATCGAGCAGATCCGCGACGCCGTGGAGCTGCCGTTCCTGCACGCCGACCTGTTCCGCGAGTACAAGCTGCGCCCGCCCAAGGGCGTGCTGCTGTACGGCCCTCCCGGCTGCGGGAAGACGCTCATCGCGAAAGCGGTGGCGAACTCGCTGGCCAAGCAGGTCCACGCCGCCCGCGGCGAGGACCACCGCGAGGCCAAGAGCTACTTCCTCAACATCAAGGGCCCCGAGCTGCTCAACAAGTTCGTGGGCGAGACCGAGCGGCACATCCGGCTGATCTTCCAGCGGGCCCGCGAGAAGGCCTCCGAGGGCACCCCGGTGATCGTGTTCTTCGACGAGATGGACTCGATCTTCCGCACCCGCGGCAGCGGCGTGTCCTCCGACGTCGAGACCACGATCGTGCCCCAGCTCCTCAGCGAGATCGACGGCGTCGAGGGCCTGGAGAACGTGATCGTGATCGGCGCCTCCAACCGGGAGGACATGATCGACCCGGCGATCCTGCGGCCCGGCCGGCTCGACGTGAAGATCAAGATCGAGCGCCCGGACGCCGAGGGCGCGAAGGACATCTTCAACAAGTACCTGACGCCCGACCTGCCGATCCACGCCGACGACCTGGCCGAGTTCGGCGGCGACCCGGTGGCCTGCATCGACGGCATGGTGCAGCACACGGTCGAGCGGATGTACGAGGAGTCCGAGGAGAACCGCTTCCTGGAGGTCACCTACGCCAACGGTGACAAGGAGGTCCTGTACTTCCGGGACTTCAACTCCGGCGCGATGATCCAGAACATCGTCGACCGCGCGAAGAAGGCGGCCATCAAGAGCCTGCTGGACACCAAGCAGCCGGGCTTGTCGGTGCGCCACCTGCTGGACGCGATCGTGGACGAGTTCGCCGAGAACGAGGACCTGCCCAACACGACCAACCCGGACGACTGGGCCAGGATCTCGGGCAAGAAGGGCGAGCGGATCGTCTACATCCGCACGCTGGTGACCGGCAAGAACCAGGAGTCGGGTCGGGCGATCGACACGGCCACCAACACCGGTCAGTACCTGTAA
- a CDS encoding sensor histidine kinase, whose protein sequence is MTSRVLRMLPTAYLYALDTAIAVILIMVYLDFARMSDVPPWLGYPVALLVGAPLALRRKRPVLTLGIVLAAQNVATLTHITLEPYSATAFAMYMVATTCSQRVAVGSLATALGTAWVAVLVSEPWPESFGLSVFLTVVVCAAWALGRTTRIRRSYQDRQAAEASAKAVAEERLRIARELHDVVAHSLSLITVKAGVAAHVASARPEQAKEALEVIEQASRGTLVEMRRLLGVLRSEDSRAELAPMPGMDDLPELVTRASLAGVEVSLSVTGSLPDALGLTVYRLVQESVTNVVKHAAPARCEVSIDVGDDAVRIHVVDDGPGERVLAGGGGGHGLIGMRERVAVYGGTFWAGPPAGGGFAVRAEVPLS, encoded by the coding sequence GTGACGTCGCGAGTCCTCCGGATGCTGCCGACCGCCTACCTGTACGCGCTGGACACGGCCATCGCCGTGATCCTGATCATGGTGTACCTCGACTTCGCCCGGATGAGTGACGTGCCGCCGTGGCTGGGCTACCCGGTGGCGCTCCTCGTGGGCGCGCCGCTGGCGCTGCGCCGCAAGCGGCCCGTCCTCACCCTGGGCATCGTGCTGGCGGCGCAGAACGTCGCCACGCTCACCCACATCACGCTGGAGCCCTACAGCGCGACGGCGTTCGCGATGTACATGGTGGCCACGACCTGCTCGCAGCGGGTGGCCGTGGGCTCGCTGGCCACCGCCCTGGGCACGGCGTGGGTGGCGGTGCTGGTCAGCGAGCCGTGGCCGGAGTCCTTCGGGCTGTCGGTCTTCCTCACGGTGGTCGTGTGCGCCGCGTGGGCGTTGGGCCGCACCACCCGGATCCGCCGCTCCTACCAGGACCGCCAGGCCGCCGAGGCGTCGGCCAAGGCCGTCGCCGAGGAGCGCCTGCGGATCGCCCGCGAGCTGCACGACGTGGTCGCGCACAGCCTCAGCCTGATCACGGTCAAGGCGGGTGTCGCCGCGCACGTCGCGTCGGCGCGGCCCGAGCAGGCCAAGGAGGCGCTGGAGGTCATCGAGCAGGCGTCCCGGGGCACCCTGGTCGAGATGCGGCGGCTGCTGGGCGTGCTGCGCTCGGAGGACTCACGGGCCGAGCTCGCGCCCATGCCCGGCATGGACGACCTGCCCGAATTGGTGACGCGGGCGTCGCTCGCCGGTGTGGAGGTGTCACTTTCGGTGACCGGGTCGCTGCCCGACGCGCTGGGGCTCACCGTGTACCGCCTCGTGCAGGAGTCGGTGACGAACGTGGTCAAGCACGCGGCCCCGGCCCGCTGCGAGGTGTCGATCGACGTCGGGGACGATGCGGTGCGGATCCACGTGGTCGACGACGGACCAGGGGAACGGGTGTTGGCCGGTGGCGGCGGAGGGCACGGGTTGATCGGGATGAGGGAGCGGGTGGCGGTCTACGGCGGCACGTTCTGGGCCGGCCCGCCGGCCGGCGGCGGGTTCGCGGTGCGCGCCGAGGTGCCGCTGTCGTGA
- a CDS encoding ABC transporter ATP-binding protein: MIEVRELTKRYRATRAVDGLSFEVKPGYVAGFLGPNGAGKSTTMRAILGLDRPTSGEALVNGRRYAGIRRPMHEVGALLDAGAVHGGRSAYDHLRVLARSNGIKDSRVVTTLEQVGLAGVAKRRVGSLSLGMKQRLGVAAALLGDPGVLLFDEPVNGLDPEGIRWIRHLMRGLAREGRTVLVSSHLMSEMALTADRVIVIGRGRLILEASMEDLQEKFKRDVLVRTPTPDTLLPLLSTAGATTRTEAGALLVQGLAAPEIATLASRNRIPIHELTPRSASLEDAYLELTEDSVEYRTKEPTG; this comes from the coding sequence ATGATCGAAGTGAGGGAACTGACCAAGCGCTACCGCGCCACGAGGGCCGTGGACGGGCTCTCGTTCGAGGTGAAGCCGGGCTACGTGGCGGGCTTCCTGGGGCCCAACGGCGCGGGCAAGTCCACCACCATGCGGGCGATCCTCGGCCTGGACCGCCCGACGAGCGGCGAGGCGCTGGTCAACGGCCGCCGTTACGCCGGGATCCGCAGACCGATGCACGAGGTCGGCGCGCTGCTCGACGCGGGCGCGGTGCACGGCGGCCGGTCGGCTTACGACCACCTGCGCGTGCTGGCCCGCAGCAACGGCATCAAGGACAGCCGCGTCGTCACGACCCTGGAGCAGGTCGGCCTGGCCGGGGTGGCGAAGAGACGCGTGGGCTCGCTGTCGCTGGGCATGAAGCAGCGCCTGGGGGTGGCGGCGGCCCTGCTCGGCGACCCGGGCGTGCTGCTGTTCGACGAGCCGGTGAACGGGCTGGACCCGGAGGGCATCCGCTGGATCCGGCACCTGATGCGCGGCCTGGCCCGCGAGGGCCGCACCGTGCTCGTGTCCAGCCACCTGATGAGCGAGATGGCCCTGACCGCCGACCGGGTGATCGTGATCGGCCGGGGCAGGCTGATCCTGGAGGCCTCGATGGAGGACCTGCAGGAGAAGTTCAAGCGGGACGTGCTCGTGCGCACCCCCACTCCGGACACCCTGCTCCCCCTCCTGTCCACCGCCGGCGCCACCACCCGCACCGAAGCGGGAGCCCTGCTGGTCCAAGGCCTGGCCGCCCCGGAAATCGCCACCCTGGCCTCCCGCAACCGCATCCCGATCCACGAACTGACCCCGCGCAGCGCATCCCTGGAAGACGCCTACCTGGAACTGACCGAGGACAGCGTCGAGTACCGCACCAAAGAACCCACCGGATGA